The DNA window ACCCACCACGCGATGATGTCCGTGGGGACCGGGCCGCCATCCTGCCACCGGCAGGCGGGCAGCAGCGCCATGTCGAACCATGCCAGGCCCGCCGGCGCCTTGCCCTTCAGCGCCTTCTTCGCCTGCGCCAGCAGCCGGTCCGGCGCCAGCAGCGGCGCGATGTCCTCGCCCAGGGTTTCCAGCGCGGTCAGCAGGGAAGCGCTGGCCGCCTCGCGGGTTTCCTTTGCCAGCACGGCGCGCAGGGCAGGAATCGCCTCGCGCGCGCCCAGGCGCGCCAGCCAGTCCGCCGCTTCGATGCGCACTTCCTGCCGGTTCGATGCCAGCGCGGCCGCGACGCGGGCGGGCAGGTTCGGCAGCCTGGCCAGCGCCGCCTGCGCGGCGGTCCGGTGACTGGCGATATCGCCGACCGCCAGCTCCAGCATGCGCGGCACCCACCGCGCCGGCGGCAGGGGAAACTTGCCAAGGATGGCCAGTGCACTTTCCACGCCGAACGCCGCGCCGCTGCCCGAGGCCATGCCCAATGCCTGGTCGAACAGGCCGGTACTGTCGGCGAAATACGGCCAGACGCGATGCGGCGGCAGCAGCGGTCCCAGCGCCAGGCTGGTGATACCGACCGGCTGGGTGCCGGTCACCTTGCACGCCGCCGCGAACTGGCGCAGGTCGAGGCTTTCGGGGGCCTGCCGATCGAGCCATTGCTGGAAGCACTTGTAGTGCGTGAAATCGGCAATGAAGCGATAGGGATGCCACGTGACCCAGCGCAAGATGTGCAGCATGCCGAAGCCGGGCAGTGCGACGAGCCGGTCCTGCCAGCCCAGGATATCGTCGATGGCGCTGTCGGCCAGCTTGCCCGTGGCGCGTGCGGCTTCGTCGCCGTCCAGCGTGGCCAGCGCCAGGCGCAGGTCGTCGGCCGTGACTTGCTGGTGGCTTTCGTAGCGTTCGCGTGCCCGCACGGACGTTCGGTCGCCACCCGCCTGGCGCTGTGCTTCCTCGTCGGCCTTGCTGCGCAGCCGTTCCAGCATCTCCGCATGGTTGGCCAGCACGATCTCGAGCGCTTCGGCCGGCAGCGGCGCGGTGGACAGCGGCGGCAGCGGCGGCGCTTCCGGCAGCGCGGCGTCCTCGCCATCCGGGGCCGCCCGCACGCGCCCGATCGCATCGTTCAGCACCTGCTGCAATGTCTTGTTCGGCTGCGCGGCCAGTGCCCGTTCCAGGGCCGGCAGCGCCGCGGCGCCCTGCATGCGCACCAGCAGGTCGGCCGCGTTGCCGCACCGGGCGGCCGGGCCGCTCGCCAGCAGGTTTTCCAGCGCCGCGGCGAATGCGGGGCTGTCGGTGACGAAGCGCGCCGCGGTCGTGCGCACGCTCTTGGTGTCGCTGGCTGCCAGCTCCGCCAGCAGCGGCGCGAGCGCCTCGGCCAGGGTACCATCGGTGCCGAGCCGCGTTGCCAGCAGCACCTTGCCGCCATTGGACAAGTTGCGCGCGCAGGCCGCCACGCCCTCCGGGTCGGCCAGCAGGAAGGCATCCAGCGCGCCCGGCGCGAGCAGCGGGCGGTAGGTTTCCGCGTGATAGTACTCGCGCAGTTCGCCGCGCTCGAACACGATGGGCAGCGCCATCGTCCCGGGCAGCTCCTCGTGGCGCAGGATGGCGGCCACCAGGTCCACGGTCCATGCCGTGCGCGGCGGCGGCGCGTCGTAATGGCCGAACCGCCCGTAGGAGGCCCACAGCGCATCGTTCAGCAGGTAATGCAGCCAGTCCGGCATGGCGGCGCCCGTTCTTTCCAGCGTCCTGCCGCCATCGGCCGCCGCCAGTACCTTGCCGAGGCGGACCAGCACGGGAATGTCCGGCGCCGCCGGGTCGATGGCCCGGTACAGCGCGTCGCGCGCGGCCAGCTCGTCGAGGCCCGGTGCGCCCGACCCGGGCTGTGCACGCAGGCGGCCCGGTTCGCCGAGCACTTCGCCGCCACGTGCGCCCGCCATCGCCAGCTCTTCCAGCACCCCGGCGCCGGCGCCGTCGACAACGAAGGCGGCGGCACGGGTGCCCAGTGACGGGGCGATGGCATCAAGGCCGGCCAGGCTGGCGTGGATCAGTGTTTTCGTGTCGGCGGCAGGGGTGGCGGTGGTGCCAGGCTGGGTGGTCGGCATGATCGGGAGTGGATGAGGGGGGATAAAAGTGCTGCGTATGCTGCCACGAATGACAAGAGCTTAGCAATAAGGCAATGTCGCTTTCGGGTTGCAAGTCGGGAAGCCGCGCGACGGGCTCCGATGGCTGCCGGGATGGCAATCCCGGGGGGGGCACGGCAACAGGGCGCTGTCGGTCCGGCCGCCGCTCCGGTATCATGCCGGGATGAACGAAATTACTTACTCACCGTTCGTCATTGGTGTTGCCGGCGGCAGCGGCAGCGGCAAGTCGACGGTATCCCAGCAGGTGCTGGCCTCGTTCGGCGCCGAGA is part of the Pseudoduganella lutea genome and encodes:
- a CDS encoding DUF4132 domain-containing protein; translated protein: MPTTQPGTTATPAADTKTLIHASLAGLDAIAPSLGTRAAAFVVDGAGAGVLEELAMAGARGGEVLGEPGRLRAQPGSGAPGLDELAARDALYRAIDPAAPDIPVLVRLGKVLAAADGGRTLERTGAAMPDWLHYLLNDALWASYGRFGHYDAPPPRTAWTVDLVAAILRHEELPGTMALPIVFERGELREYYHAETYRPLLAPGALDAFLLADPEGVAACARNLSNGGKVLLATRLGTDGTLAEALAPLLAELAASDTKSVRTTAARFVTDSPAFAAALENLLASGPAARCGNAADLLVRMQGAAALPALERALAAQPNKTLQQVLNDAIGRVRAAPDGEDAALPEAPPLPPLSTAPLPAEALEIVLANHAEMLERLRSKADEEAQRQAGGDRTSVRARERYESHQQVTADDLRLALATLDGDEAARATGKLADSAIDDILGWQDRLVALPGFGMLHILRWVTWHPYRFIADFTHYKCFQQWLDRQAPESLDLRQFAAACKVTGTQPVGITSLALGPLLPPHRVWPYFADSTGLFDQALGMASGSGAAFGVESALAILGKFPLPPARWVPRMLELAVGDIASHRTAAQAALARLPNLPARVAAALASNRQEVRIEAADWLARLGAREAIPALRAVLAKETREAASASLLTALETLGEDIAPLLAPDRLLAQAKKALKGKAPAGLAWFDMALLPACRWQDGGPVPTDIIAWWVGLACKLKEPGGNALFSRYLGLLDRASRARLGSHVLHQFVAQDTRNASHDEAVAYAEGKAPQLYAEYQDAARRLPEWYGEQGKLTYEEVFEQCKREKQAVYLGTAINEKGILALASGMAGHDMVTAIRQYMRDHYPRRAQVEALLEAAAASDEPAAIQFVLATARRYRTRSVKEKARLLVDRIGARNGWSADELADRTVPTGGLDETGTLTLHYGHRDFTVTLDAAMKTVLRNADGKVVAALPEPRQDGDAEAIAEAKQQLAQCKKEVRQVIELQTARLYEAMCTGRAWPLADWREYVERHPLVGRLAQRLVWMTEDGLSFRPAGDGTLVDTNDDEVALQDGRDGATVRLAHAALLPAAQATAWLKHFKDYKLVPLFGQMTRVRPALDLERNPAQLDIADRQGWLSDAFTLRGAFAKLGYQRSDDYEGHFFTTYHKEFPAAGIRVAIEFSGNALPEENVPAAVKTLAFHEIAPRGRRASQLPLSDVPPVLLAEAYGDYHAVAASSTFDAQWQKKVPW